From the Sporichthyaceae bacterium genome, one window contains:
- the carA gene encoding glutamine-hydrolyzing carbamoyl-phosphate synthase small subunit, whose product MTRDRALLVLEDGTTFHGEGYGAVGETFGEAVFSTGMTGYQETLTDPSYHKQVVVMTAPHIGNTGVNDEDPESGRIWVAGYVVRDPARVPSNWRSVRSLEDELRAQQVVGISGIDTRALTRHLRDAGAMRVGVSSIEAEPAALLQRVLDSPDMLGADLAKEVSTPQPYVVPAIGEKRLTVVAVDLGIKAMTPHRMAQRGIEVHVVPATVTAAEVLARDPDGVFLSNGPGDPGVADYAVDLARGVLQARVPLFGICFGNQILGRALGFGTYKLRFGHRGINQPVMDRTTGKVEITAHNHGFAVDAPRQGATETPYGRAEVSHVCLNDDVVEGVRCLDVPAFSVQYHPEAAAGPHDAGYLFDRFADLMSNRSVDASA is encoded by the coding sequence TGTTCTCCACCGGCATGACCGGGTATCAGGAAACGCTGACCGACCCCTCGTACCACAAGCAGGTCGTGGTGATGACCGCCCCGCACATCGGCAACACCGGGGTCAACGACGAGGACCCGGAGTCCGGTCGGATCTGGGTGGCCGGCTACGTGGTGCGCGACCCGGCCCGCGTCCCGTCGAACTGGCGATCCGTTCGATCCCTCGAGGACGAACTGCGCGCCCAGCAGGTCGTGGGCATCAGCGGCATCGACACCCGGGCGTTGACCCGCCATCTGCGCGATGCGGGTGCCATGCGGGTCGGGGTGTCCAGCATCGAGGCCGAGCCGGCCGCGCTGCTGCAACGAGTGCTGGACTCACCGGACATGCTCGGCGCGGACCTCGCCAAGGAGGTGTCCACCCCGCAGCCCTACGTGGTGCCCGCAATTGGGGAGAAGCGGCTCACCGTGGTGGCCGTCGACCTCGGCATCAAGGCGATGACTCCGCACCGCATGGCGCAGCGCGGCATCGAGGTCCACGTCGTGCCCGCCACCGTGACGGCGGCCGAGGTGCTGGCCCGCGACCCGGACGGGGTGTTCCTGTCCAACGGGCCGGGCGATCCCGGCGTCGCCGACTACGCGGTGGATCTCGCCCGTGGCGTGCTGCAGGCCCGGGTGCCGCTGTTCGGCATCTGCTTCGGCAATCAGATCCTCGGCCGGGCGTTGGGCTTCGGCACCTACAAACTGCGCTTCGGCCACCGCGGCATCAACCAACCGGTGATGGACCGCACCACCGGCAAGGTGGAGATCACCGCGCACAATCACGGCTTCGCGGTGGACGCACCGCGGCAGGGCGCCACCGAGACGCCGTACGGGCGCGCCGAGGTGTCCCACGTCTGCCTCAACGATGACGTCGTGGAGGGCGTCCGCTGCCTGGACGTCCCGGCGTTCTCCGTGCAGTACCACCCGGAGGCCGCGGCCGGTCCGCACGACGCCGGTTACCTGTTCGACCGTTTCGCCGATCTGATGAGCAATAGGAGCGTGGATGCCTCGGCGTGA